One window of the Pleurocapsa minor HA4230-MV1 genome contains the following:
- a CDS encoding DUF2281 domain-containing protein, with protein MNPITIDEAAQKLPDLIDAALRGEEVVIIKDGSVVKLIPTNSVKRYPAQAGSAKGQVWMSDDFDEPLEEFKEYME; from the coding sequence ATGAATCCCATTACTATTGACGAAGCTGCCCAAAAGTTACCAGATTTAATTGATGCAGCACTACGTGGAGAAGAGGTCGTTATTATCAAAGATGGCTCGGTGGTAAAATTAATTCCAACCAATTCTGTTAAGCGTTATCCTGCTCAAGCTGGTAGTGCGAAAGGTCAAGTCTGGATGTCTGATGACTTTGATGAACCACTGGAGGAATTTAAAGAATACATGGAATGA
- a CDS encoding glycosyltransferase family 4 protein — protein MKIAQIAPLCERVPPPAYGGTEIVVSLLTDELVRRGHEVTLFASGDSQTLAHLEPSCPQALRLLEVSPAEIAVYQSLQLDRVFAQAAEFDLIHSHIGEVVFPYANLVETPTLHTVHGVIPPQIEPLWLNARHQNFISISNSQRRNDLHLNYVDTVYNGIDTGRYPFYVQPDHPPYLAFLGRMSPEKGPHLAIEIAKRTGWHLKMAGKVDPVDRQFFEEEIKPLIDGEQIEFLGEANHQQKCPLMGGAVATLFPITWNEPFGLVMAESMAVGTPLIAMAMGSTPEVIDAGKTGFLCHSVEECIVALDRIGEIDRVACRDRVVSNFSVKRMVDDYEAVYQMLAQQPSSNHRVPNLIVDENRLSA, from the coding sequence ATGAAAATTGCTCAAATTGCCCCTCTCTGCGAACGAGTACCACCTCCTGCTTATGGCGGTACGGAAATTGTAGTTAGTCTATTAACAGATGAATTGGTGCGTAGAGGTCATGAGGTTACGCTTTTTGCTTCAGGAGATTCCCAAACTTTAGCCCATTTAGAGCCTTCTTGTCCCCAAGCTCTACGCTTACTCGAAGTAAGTCCAGCAGAAATTGCAGTTTATCAAAGCCTACAGCTAGATCGAGTATTTGCCCAAGCTGCGGAGTTCGATTTGATTCACTCTCATATAGGAGAAGTGGTATTTCCCTATGCAAACCTAGTGGAAACGCCAACGCTACATACAGTTCATGGTGTTATTCCCCCTCAGATTGAACCGCTGTGGCTCAATGCTCGGCATCAAAACTTTATTAGTATTTCTAATTCACAAAGACGCAACGATCTTCACTTAAACTATGTCGATACTGTTTATAACGGTATCGATACGGGCCGATATCCTTTCTATGTCCAGCCCGATCATCCTCCCTATTTAGCTTTTTTAGGCAGAATGTCGCCAGAAAAAGGCCCGCACCTGGCAATTGAAATCGCTAAACGTACTGGCTGGCACTTAAAGATGGCAGGGAAAGTAGATCCCGTAGATCGTCAATTTTTTGAAGAGGAAATCAAACCCTTAATTGATGGTGAACAGATTGAATTTTTAGGCGAAGCTAATCATCAGCAAAAATGTCCGCTTATGGGTGGTGCGGTAGCAACACTATTTCCCATTACTTGGAATGAACCTTTTGGTTTAGTGATGGCAGAATCGATGGCAGTGGGTACGCCTTTAATAGCTATGGCTATGGGTTCGACTCCAGAAGTAATCGATGCGGGGAAAACGGGGTTTTTGTGTCACAGTGTCGAGGAATGTATTGTGGCGCTAGATCGCATCGGCGAAATAGATCGAGTTGCCTGTCGCGATCGCGTTGTCTCTAATTTTAGTGTCAAGCGTATGGTTGACGACTATGAAGCAGTTTACCAAATGTTAGCCCAGCAGCCCAGTTCCAATCATCGCGTGCCAAATTTAATTGTGGATGAAAATCGTTTATCGGCATAA
- the era gene encoding GTPase Era — protein sequence MDSPENIDSLVPTIPIAPPDFKSGFIAIVGRPNVGKSTLMNHLIGQKIAITSPVAQTTRNRLRGILTTPEAQIIFVDTPGIHKPHHELGKVLVQNAKTAIKSVDLVLFVVDGSSEAGTGDRFIFDILKRIDTPVVLGLNKVDLQPSNYQFIDDTYAELIADTHWSTVKFSATTGTGTLDLQQALINRLETGPYYYPPDLVTDQPERFIIAELIREQILLHTRQEIPHSVAITIEKIVELPKITKVNAAINIERSSQKGILIGKQGIMLKTIGTEARQQIQKLIAGKVHLELFVKVEPKWRQSRLRLAEFGYQVEE from the coding sequence ATGGATTCCCCAGAAAATATCGATAGCCTAGTTCCGACAATTCCCATCGCCCCCCCTGATTTCAAATCGGGTTTTATTGCGATCGTCGGCAGACCAAATGTGGGCAAGTCCACTTTAATGAATCATTTAATTGGACAAAAAATTGCCATTACTTCCCCTGTGGCGCAAACTACCCGCAACCGTTTACGAGGAATCTTAACCACCCCTGAAGCGCAAATTATTTTTGTCGATACTCCTGGGATTCATAAACCTCACCATGAATTAGGCAAGGTACTGGTACAAAATGCCAAAACAGCGATTAAGTCGGTAGATCTAGTCTTGTTTGTCGTGGATGGTTCTAGTGAGGCAGGAACAGGCGATCGCTTTATTTTTGATATTCTCAAGCGGATTGATACTCCCGTAGTTCTGGGCTTAAATAAAGTTGACCTCCAACCAAGCAACTATCAGTTTATTGATGATACCTACGCCGAGCTAATTGCCGATACTCACTGGTCTACGGTTAAGTTTTCGGCGACTACAGGCACAGGAACTTTAGACTTGCAGCAGGCTTTAATTAATCGGCTAGAAACTGGCCCTTATTACTATCCTCCAGACCTAGTTACAGATCAGCCAGAACGCTTTATCATTGCGGAATTAATCAGGGAACAAATCTTACTCCACACCCGCCAGGAAATTCCTCACTCGGTAGCCATCACCATCGAGAAAATTGTCGAGCTGCCTAAAATAACTAAGGTGAATGCCGCCATTAATATTGAACGTAGTTCGCAAAAAGGAATTTTGATTGGCAAGCAAGGTATAATGCTCAAAACCATTGGTACAGAGGCACGACAGCAGATTCAAAAGCTGATTGCTGGGAAGGTTCATTTGGAGCTATTTGTTAAAGTTGAACCCAAATGGCGACAGTCAAGGTTACGCTTAGCGGAGTTTGGCTATCAGGTTGAAGAGTAA
- a CDS encoding Uma2 family endonuclease, giving the protein MKLPVKPTSALTLEEFLQLPETKPAIEYYLDGQIYQKPMPQGQHSTLQIELASAVNQAGKAQKLVYAFTELRCSFAEQSIVPDIAVFEWQRIPLDKNGRIANRFELAPDWIVEILSPDGRHKLPNAIRETRPQQSANKVIRKITFCLKNDTKLGYLIDPDDESITVFQPNQLPEVKDKQDILPVLDVLNSWQLTVEDVFSWLNFV; this is encoded by the coding sequence ATGAAATTACCTGTTAAACCAACTTCAGCACTAACCTTAGAAGAATTTTTGCAATTACCAGAAACTAAACCAGCAATTGAATATTATCTTGATGGGCAAATTTACCAAAAACCTATGCCACAAGGCCAACATAGCACTTTACAAATTGAATTAGCATCTGCTGTCAATCAAGCAGGAAAAGCGCAAAAATTAGTTTATGCCTTTACAGAATTACGCTGTAGTTTTGCAGAACAATCGATAGTACCCGATATAGCTGTTTTTGAATGGCAAAGAATTCCTTTAGATAAAAATGGTCGTATTGCTAATAGATTTGAATTAGCTCCAGATTGGATCGTTGAAATCCTTTCTCCCGACGGGCGGCACAAGCTCCCGAATGCGATTCGGGAGACGCGCCCTCAACAATCCGCAAATAAGGTCATTCGTAAAATTACATTTTGTCTCAAAAATGACACAAAATTAGGCTATTTAATCGATCCTGATGATGAATCAATTACAGTTTTTCAACCTAACCAATTACCAGAAGTAAAAGATAAGCAGGATATCTTACCCGTTTTAGATGTGTTGAATAGTTGGCAACTTACAGTTGAAGATGTCTTCAGTTGGTTGAATTTTGTCTAA
- a CDS encoding MoaD/ThiS family protein, with protein sequence MVEEERKIKVKVKLFAVYQEAFGTPELDLTLLPETTVEQVLASLIAQQPKLAKWRDVTRFGINLQFVESSTALQDGDEIVLIPPVSGG encoded by the coding sequence ATGGTTGAAGAGGAACGAAAAATTAAAGTTAAAGTTAAATTATTTGCGGTATATCAGGAGGCGTTTGGCACACCAGAACTAGATCTGACGTTATTACCAGAGACAACTGTAGAGCAGGTTTTAGCATCTTTAATTGCACAACAGCCCAAGCTAGCTAAATGGCGAGATGTTACCCGTTTTGGGATAAATTTACAATTTGTTGAATCGTCTACCGCACTACAAGATGGTGATGAGATAGTCTTGATTCCTCCTGTAAGCGGTGGTTAA
- a CDS encoding glutathione S-transferase family protein codes for MLELYQFELSHYTEKVRLILDYKQLEYRKIEVTPGVGQIELMQKSGSRQVPVLKDGSTYVADSTEIALYLERKYPERPILPTDSLAKGQCLLIEEWADVSIGLKARKAFIGALNQNQNFRTSLLPDNTPDLVKTAIGAIPGEVLEVLGTGVGFGGDAVKTAKKGLTQDLEALCLILQNQAYLTGDTPTLADFAVAGLSIYLKFPVGSYLNIPDPLKGKGIPGLADNITFEPFFAWRDRLYADFRRGSSLPPTGTAPTSISID; via the coding sequence ATGTTAGAGCTATATCAATTTGAGTTATCTCACTATACTGAAAAAGTTCGTCTAATTTTAGATTACAAACAGTTAGAGTATCGTAAAATCGAAGTTACTCCTGGAGTTGGTCAGATTGAACTGATGCAAAAGTCAGGTAGTCGCCAAGTACCAGTTCTCAAAGACGGCAGTACTTATGTTGCTGACTCGACAGAAATTGCTTTGTATTTGGAACGCAAGTATCCCGAACGCCCAATCCTACCCACAGATTCCTTGGCTAAGGGACAGTGTTTGCTAATTGAAGAGTGGGCAGATGTTTCAATCGGTTTAAAGGCGCGCAAGGCTTTTATCGGTGCTTTAAATCAAAATCAGAATTTTCGGACTTCTTTGTTACCAGATAACACTCCCGATTTAGTTAAAACTGCTATAGGAGCTATTCCTGGCGAGGTTTTAGAGGTGTTAGGAACAGGGGTTGGCTTTGGTGGAGATGCCGTTAAAACAGCCAAAAAAGGTTTAACTCAAGATTTAGAAGCTTTATGTCTAATTTTGCAAAACCAAGCTTATTTAACGGGAGATACGCCAACTTTAGCTGATTTTGCTGTGGCAGGATTGAGTATTTACTTGAAGTTTCCCGTCGGTTCTTATCTCAATATTCCCGATCCCCTCAAGGGCAAGGGTATTCCTGGATTAGCTGATAATATTACGTTTGAACCTTTCTTTGCTTGGCGCGATCGCCTCTATGCAGATTTTCGCCGAGGTTCTAGTCTTCCTCCTACTGGTACTGCACCTACTTCCATCAGCATTGATTAA
- a CDS encoding succinylglutamate desuccinylase/aspartoacylase family protein: MLIPQISTIDLLKLASGDVLSLQIYKFKGDRPGKKAYIQANLHGAEIVGNAVIQQLIEYLTALNADQLVGEIWLVPVCNPLGVNQRSHFFSTGRFNSYDGKNWNRIFWEYKPEAADLTKFAQSQLNKPLEEIRRNYLAMIEQAWGAELDRISLPRSVPLSRQYRYQLQSLCLDADYVIDIHSSSNQAIDYTFGFKERVESIKYLLLEYGVLMDEYDGDAFDEAFLKPWLALEQELANLGQKIQFDIEAWTLELGGGMAIDPNSVAKGFRGIKNYLAYKQMLPGVINKTETTLVSKQKINSYYAPTGGMIQSRLPLATKVEPGEQIYQLLSFNKQGTTPEIINVQAETSGIVFDISTNQCVNQGEYVMDILDC; the protein is encoded by the coding sequence ATGCTCATTCCTCAAATTTCTACCATTGATTTACTCAAGTTAGCTTCTGGTGATGTGTTATCTCTACAGATCTATAAGTTTAAGGGCGATCGCCCTGGTAAAAAAGCTTATATCCAAGCAAACCTCCACGGGGCGGAAATTGTCGGTAATGCGGTGATTCAGCAGCTAATTGAATATTTAACGGCTTTAAATGCTGACCAGTTAGTAGGAGAAATTTGGTTAGTACCTGTGTGTAATCCTTTGGGGGTTAATCAGCGATCGCATTTTTTCTCTACAGGTAGGTTTAATAGCTACGATGGCAAAAACTGGAATCGTATTTTTTGGGAATATAAGCCAGAAGCAGCAGATTTGACCAAATTTGCTCAGTCTCAGCTAAATAAACCCCTAGAAGAGATTCGTCGTAATTATCTAGCGATGATCGAACAAGCTTGGGGAGCAGAATTAGACCGCATTAGCTTACCCCGCAGTGTTCCCCTCAGCCGACAATATCGCTATCAGCTACAGTCTTTATGTCTGGATGCCGATTATGTAATTGATATTCATAGTTCTAGTAATCAAGCGATCGACTATACTTTTGGTTTTAAAGAAAGAGTAGAAAGCATCAAATATCTCTTGCTGGAATATGGCGTGTTGATGGATGAATATGACGGCGATGCTTTTGATGAGGCATTTCTTAAGCCGTGGCTAGCCTTAGAGCAGGAATTAGCTAATTTAGGTCAAAAAATCCAGTTTGATATTGAAGCCTGGACTTTAGAATTGGGTGGAGGAATGGCGATCGATCCCAATTCTGTCGCTAAGGGATTCAGGGGCATTAAAAACTACCTCGCCTATAAACAAATGTTGCCTGGAGTCATCAATAAGACAGAAACCACCTTAGTATCAAAACAGAAAATAAATAGTTATTACGCCCCGACAGGGGGAATGATTCAGTCTAGATTACCCTTGGCAACTAAAGTAGAGCCTGGAGAGCAAATTTATCAGTTGCTCAGTTTTAATAAGCAGGGAACTACGCCAGAAATTATCAACGTTCAGGCTGAAACTTCAGGAATAGTCTTTGATATCTCGACTAACCAATGTGTTAATCAAGGAGAATACGTAATGGACATTCTCGATTGCTAA
- a CDS encoding PepSY domain-containing protein — protein MDTRRLQIALLFIIAFLSNITAIATIPEAKPSVISVPTKPDAVFTVYLKQPQDAQYLANKVDIDRYSGKVLHVINSKKAQLGDRILNAFVPIHYGTFGGLPTRILYVFVGLTPTILFFTGLVMYRLRRRPQKVTENSTYSRIHTRRN, from the coding sequence ATGGATACAAGACGTTTGCAGATTGCTTTACTATTTATCATTGCCTTTCTAAGTAATATTACAGCGATCGCAACTATTCCAGAAGCCAAGCCTAGTGTTATTTCTGTCCCCACTAAACCCGATGCAGTTTTTACTGTCTACCTAAAGCAACCCCAAGATGCGCAATATTTGGCCAATAAAGTAGACATCGATCGCTATAGTGGCAAAGTGCTACACGTAATTAATAGTAAGAAGGCTCAATTGGGCGATCGCATTTTAAATGCTTTTGTTCCTATACACTACGGCACGTTTGGCGGTTTACCAACTCGTATTCTTTACGTATTTGTTGGTTTAACACCCACTATTTTATTTTTCACTGGGTTAGTGATGTATCGCTTGCGTCGTCGTCCTCAAAAGGTTACTGAAAATAGCACATATAGCAGAATTCACACTAGACGTAATTAG
- a CDS encoding fatty acid desaturase, with translation MIATSEKIPPAWGTIIYLAIIHFVALFAIFPRNFSWGALGVAFILYVITAGFGITLGFHRLVSHRSYQVPRLLEYCLIFCGTLAGQGGPLDWIGLHRIHHQYSDLESDPHNSLKGFFWSHLGWMLCQNPANAKIARYTKDISGDRFYQFCQYGMIPIQLILAGSLYYFGGLPWVIWGVFVRLVVVFHCTWFVNSATHKFGYKSYESDDTSLNCWWVALLTFGEGWHNNHHAFQYSARHGLEWWEIDLTWMVIKTLSALGLATNVKLPPNKVKRITS, from the coding sequence ATGATTGCGACATCTGAAAAAATTCCTCCTGCTTGGGGAACAATTATTTACCTGGCGATAATTCACTTTGTAGCTTTATTTGCCATATTTCCCCGCAATTTTAGCTGGGGTGCGCTGGGGGTAGCGTTTATTCTGTACGTAATCACCGCAGGATTTGGTATTACTTTGGGATTTCATCGCCTCGTATCCCATCGTAGCTATCAAGTTCCTCGATTACTAGAATATTGCTTAATCTTTTGCGGTACTTTAGCTGGTCAGGGAGGGCCCTTAGATTGGATTGGACTGCATCGGATTCATCATCAATATTCCGATTTAGAATCTGACCCACATAATTCGTTGAAAGGCTTTTTCTGGAGTCATCTTGGCTGGATGCTATGTCAAAATCCTGCCAACGCGAAAATTGCTCGTTATACCAAGGATATCTCAGGCGATCGCTTTTATCAATTTTGTCAATACGGGATGATTCCCATCCAGCTTATTTTAGCGGGAAGTTTATATTATTTTGGCGGTCTACCCTGGGTAATTTGGGGCGTTTTTGTCAGGCTAGTAGTGGTGTTTCACTGTACTTGGTTTGTCAATAGCGCAACTCATAAATTTGGCTATAAAAGCTATGAATCTGACGACACATCCCTCAACTGTTGGTGGGTAGCACTGCTTACTTTTGGTGAAGGTTGGCATAATAATCATCATGCTTTTCAATATTCTGCTCGTCATGGTCTAGAGTGGTGGGAAATTGACCTAACTTGGATGGTGATTAAAACTTTATCTGCTTTGGGACTGGCAACTAATGTTAAGCTGCCACCAAACAAAGTTAAACGAATAACTAGTTAA
- a CDS encoding methionine gamma-lyase family protein: MKTDRLLSEAEKALIPIFSKIDAQVKQNLKKVLTAFRDLRVGVQHFSSVSGYGHDDLGRETLDRVFAQVMQAEAAAVRVQFVSGTHAIACALYGVLRPGDEMLAVAGTPYDTLEEVIGLRGKNQGSLKDWHIDYRQLELTEQGTIDWSGLSSAITSKTRLVLIQRSCGYSWRQSLSIADIQRIVESVKQQNPHTVCFVDNCYGEFVSELEPTAVGVDLMAGSLIKNPGGTIVTAGGYIAGKKELVEMAACRLTTPGIGSSGGATFDQNRLMFQGLFLAPQMVGEAIKGSHLIAYVFEQLGYRVNPLPLEPRRDIIQAVQLGSAKKLIAFCKAIQQHSPVDSYVEPIPGEMPGYASQLVMAGGTFIDGSTSEFSADGPLREPYIAFCQGGTHWTHIAIALEAAIPAMI; the protein is encoded by the coding sequence ATGAAAACTGATCGTCTGCTTTCAGAAGCAGAAAAAGCACTAATACCGATTTTTTCTAAAATTGACGCTCAGGTCAAGCAAAATCTCAAAAAAGTTTTAACCGCCTTCCGCGATCTGCGTGTGGGAGTACAGCATTTTTCTAGTGTTAGTGGCTATGGACATGATGATTTAGGCAGAGAAACCTTAGATCGAGTTTTTGCTCAAGTCATGCAGGCGGAGGCTGCTGCGGTACGAGTACAGTTTGTTTCAGGGACTCATGCGATCGCCTGTGCTTTATACGGCGTATTACGACCAGGTGACGAAATGTTAGCAGTGGCTGGCACACCCTACGACACTCTAGAGGAAGTAATTGGCTTACGAGGTAAGAATCAGGGTTCTTTAAAAGACTGGCACATTGATTATCGTCAGCTTGAGTTAACCGAACAAGGCACAATTGATTGGTCGGGGTTAAGTAGCGCCATTACTAGTAAAACTCGTTTGGTCTTGATTCAACGTTCCTGTGGTTATTCCTGGCGACAAAGCTTATCTATTGCCGATATTCAACGAATTGTGGAGTCGGTTAAACAGCAAAACCCCCATACGGTTTGTTTTGTCGATAACTGCTATGGCGAATTTGTCTCTGAACTTGAACCAACGGCGGTGGGAGTAGATTTAATGGCGGGTTCTTTAATTAAGAATCCTGGAGGCACAATCGTCACGGCGGGGGGATATATTGCGGGGAAAAAAGAGTTAGTTGAAATGGCAGCCTGTCGCTTAACCACACCAGGAATTGGCAGCAGTGGTGGGGCAACTTTTGATCAAAATCGTCTGATGTTTCAGGGTTTGTTTCTCGCACCACAAATGGTTGGGGAAGCGATTAAAGGTAGTCATCTAATCGCTTATGTTTTTGAACAGTTAGGTTATCGGGTTAATCCTTTACCCCTAGAACCCCGTCGCGATATTATTCAGGCAGTACAGTTAGGCTCGGCTAAAAAGTTGATTGCCTTCTGTAAAGCGATTCAACAGCATTCTCCTGTAGATTCCTATGTTGAACCCATTCCTGGGGAAATGCCTGGATACGCCAGCCAATTAGTTATGGCAGGAGGCACGTTTATTGATGGTAGCACCTCCGAATTCTCCGCAGATGGCCCTTTGCGCGAACCCTATATCGCCTTTTGTCAGGGAGGAACTCACTGGACACATATTGCGATCGCACTTGAAGCAGCAATTCCCGCCATGATTTGA
- a CDS encoding amylo-alpha-1,6-glucosidase, whose product MTEPLELNGKTYVPVETSPIPQWPCVKNESRLSTLTLKDDDIFLVTDTLGNIPGCLPGEASTSVGLFCQDTRFLSRLELQIDGQLPILLSSNARSGFALSILCANPHLEQQQIGAETIGIEREIVINGGLFEELEITNFSTSPVSFELSLSFDADFVDLFEIRGWERKQRGKLLRLMDEAENVESQIIETEATLSENLESDVEVIEQASSPFIYESHSEFTGGKSDRTLLTAKAAQDLVLVYQGLDGVVRSSCIQFSSRQPDYFKGNTAIWRLELNSHQTTHLGYRVQLLANNHSISKVGTPMTLMQAKAAESMELQEWQQQVTTIRSDSSTFNRLIERAEQDIYLLRQSFEDKKFLSAGIPWFSTLFGRDSIIAAWQTLILDPQIAKDTLFILAEYQGKTADQWREEAPGKILHELRLGEMARCGEIPHTPYYGTVDATPLWLILYAEYYAWTGDRETIEQLWEAALSAMSWIDRNLGQTGYLSYSRNSPSGLLNQGWKDSGDCIVNRQGQLATGAITLCEVQGYVYGAKMRLCAIADLMKRTDLAGRWYREALELKSRFNKDFWLPDLDYCALALDGEGKPVDSITSNPGHCLAMEILQPEKAMNVAERLRAPDLFSGWGIRTLSNLSPAYNPMGYHVGSVWPHDNSIIALGLRTTAREIPRESSGLVEQTLEVATGIIDMTLQQPYLRPPELFCGYERREENTPVRYPVACSPQAWATGTLFQLLQVAINLVPDAANNRMRVIEPVLPESINSLSLHNLKVGSTILDLEFERLGNTTACRVAKKRGNLRVVFEA is encoded by the coding sequence ATGACAGAGCCTCTCGAACTCAATGGCAAAACTTACGTCCCCGTCGAAACCTCTCCAATCCCTCAGTGGCCGTGTGTTAAAAACGAATCGAGGCTTTCTACCCTAACTCTCAAAGACGATGACATTTTCTTGGTTACGGATACCCTAGGGAATATTCCAGGCTGTTTACCAGGCGAAGCCAGCACTAGTGTCGGATTATTTTGTCAAGACACCCGTTTTTTGAGTCGTCTAGAGTTGCAAATCGATGGTCAGTTACCAATTCTTTTGAGCAGTAATGCCCGCAGTGGCTTTGCCCTTTCTATTCTCTGTGCTAATCCTCATTTAGAACAACAGCAGATTGGGGCAGAAACGATTGGCATTGAACGAGAAATTGTGATTAATGGCGGACTGTTTGAAGAATTAGAGATTACTAACTTCAGCACCAGTCCCGTTAGTTTTGAGCTTAGTTTGAGTTTTGATGCCGATTTTGTCGATCTCTTTGAAATTCGCGGTTGGGAACGCAAACAGCGAGGCAAACTATTACGTTTGATGGATGAGGCAGAAAATGTCGAGTCACAAATAATCGAAACAGAAGCTACTTTAAGCGAGAATTTAGAATCCGATGTAGAGGTAATCGAACAAGCAAGTAGCCCTTTTATTTATGAATCTCATTCCGAGTTTACTGGAGGTAAAAGCGATCGCACTCTTTTAACAGCCAAAGCAGCCCAGGATTTAGTTTTAGTCTATCAAGGTTTAGACGGTGTAGTCAGGTCGTCGTGCATTCAATTTTCGTCCCGTCAGCCTGATTACTTCAAAGGCAACACTGCTATTTGGCGTTTAGAGTTGAATTCCCACCAAACCACACACCTAGGCTATCGTGTGCAGCTACTGGCTAACAATCATTCTATTTCCAAAGTAGGCACGCCCATGACCTTGATGCAGGCAAAAGCAGCAGAGTCAATGGAGTTACAAGAATGGCAGCAACAGGTAACTACAATTCGCTCCGACAGTAGTACTTTCAATCGGTTAATTGAAAGAGCAGAGCAAGATATTTATCTCTTGCGTCAAAGTTTTGAAGACAAAAAATTCTTATCAGCGGGAATTCCCTGGTTTTCCACCTTGTTTGGTCGAGATTCAATTATTGCAGCCTGGCAAACGCTAATCCTCGATCCTCAAATTGCTAAAGATACTTTATTTATCCTCGCCGAATATCAGGGAAAAACCGCAGATCAATGGCGGGAAGAAGCGCCAGGCAAAATCCTACACGAACTACGCCTGGGTGAAATGGCGCGCTGTGGCGAAATTCCCCATACTCCCTATTACGGTACGGTAGATGCCACTCCTTTGTGGCTAATTCTCTATGCCGAATATTATGCTTGGACGGGCGATCGCGAGACGATCGAGCAACTATGGGAAGCTGCCCTCTCGGCAATGAGTTGGATCGATCGCAACTTAGGACAAACAGGATATTTAAGCTACTCGCGTAATTCTCCCAGTGGCTTGCTCAATCAGGGTTGGAAAGATTCTGGAGACTGCATCGTTAACCGCCAAGGTCAATTAGCAACAGGAGCGATTACCTTATGTGAAGTTCAAGGTTACGTTTATGGGGCGAAAATGCGTCTCTGTGCGATCGCCGATTTAATGAAAAGAACCGATCTCGCTGGCAGATGGTATCGAGAGGCTCTAGAACTCAAAAGTCGCTTTAATAAAGATTTTTGGCTGCCCGATCTAGATTACTGTGCCTTGGCCTTAGATGGGGAGGGAAAACCTGTGGATAGCATCACCAGCAATCCAGGTCACTGTTTAGCAATGGAAATTTTACAACCCGAAAAAGCGATGAACGTTGCCGAAAGACTGCGTGCGCCAGATTTATTTAGTGGTTGGGGCATTCGTACTCTGAGCAATTTATCTCCAGCTTACAATCCGATGGGCTACCATGTTGGTTCGGTATGGCCCCACGATAATAGTATTATTGCTTTGGGTTTACGCACTACCGCTAGGGAAATTCCCAGAGAATCATCTGGTTTAGTCGAGCAAACCCTCGAAGTCGCTACGGGAATTATCGATATGACTCTTCAGCAGCCCTATCTCAGACCACCAGAACTGTTTTGCGGATATGAACGAAGAGAAGAAAATACCCCCGTACGCTATCCCGTGGCTTGTTCTCCCCAAGCGTGGGCAACAGGTACGCTATTTCAACTATTGCAGGTGGCAATTAACCTTGTTCCCGATGCAGCAAACAACCGTATGCGAGTGATCGAGCCAGTTTTACCCGAATCTATTAATTCTCTTTCATTGCACAATCTGAAAGTTGGTTCGACAATACTTGACTTAGAATTTGAGCGCCTGGGCAACACCACTGCCTGTCGGGTGGCAAAAAAACGTGGCAATCTCAGGGTAGTGTTTGAAGCTTGA